A window from Corythoichthys intestinalis isolate RoL2023-P3 chromosome 10, ASM3026506v1, whole genome shotgun sequence encodes these proteins:
- the LOC130923394 gene encoding uncharacterized protein LOC130923394 produces MMFLTETWLDKDKSSTVLIEATPTNFNFFSAPRTHKKGGGVASLIRDSFQCTNISCGRFDSFEYIVIQLKSPCRAALVTLYRPPKYNTMFFDEFTKMLSSVCMDFDCVVLVGDFNIHVDNPEEGCAIELLNILDTFGLSQHVTVPTHNRGHILDLIISKGLNISEVTVNDVALSDHYCIMFKMTTPVHPLKRETEVIMKRYISDNTCALFTQAYVSPLTPTIAPVEELVNSFSSSVMTVIDTIAPIKTKSLSRKKRSPWRNAILVIKQKQVCRRAECRWRKNKLLAFYDIYKDSLCKYNQERKNARQSYFSEIISRNTNNTRTLFSVVDKLTNPQASIPQELASEVSCNNFAAFFTHKVLKIRQTVCNSRLTNVTLNASQNVPHVSLRQFSLLDYATLTEIVSKLKPTTCCLDILPSNFFKTVFHCIAPDILQIINTSLQTGEFPQTLKTAVIKPLLKKPNLDASTISNYRPISNLTFLGKIIERVVFEQIQNYMMQNNLFSSFQSGFRPQHSTETVLIKVLNDIRRNTDAGKSSVLLLLDLSAAFDTVDHNILLSRLEQWVGLTDTILQWFTSYLHDRDFFVSIGNHQSERTKFTCGVPQGSILGPLLFNIYMLPLAQIMEQYDISYHAYADDTQLYISVSPHDYSPLVTLSKCIHQINEWMCQNFLQLNVQKTEVIIFGPKKERSKISSQLSTMSLTATNQVRNLGVIIDSDLKFDSHLKSVTKSAYYHLKNITRIKGLLTQQDMEKLMHAFIFSRLDYCNGIFTGLDKKSVRKLQLVQNAAARVLTNTRKLDHITPVLKSLHWLPVSQRIDYKILLLVYKTLNSLGPKYMLDLLESYETSRPLRSSGTGLLHVPRTRTKQGEAAFSYYAPHL; encoded by the coding sequence atgatgttcctaacagaaacttggttagataAAGATAAGAGCTCGACAGTTCTGATCgaggcaacccccacaaacttcaatttctttagtgcgccaagaacccataagaaaggaggtggggttgccagtctgatcagggacagtttccAATGCacaaatatttcatgtggtcggtttgattcctttgaatatattgtcattcagctaaaaagcccttgcagagctgccttggtaacactttacagaccaccaaagtataacacaatgttttttgatgagtttaccaaaatgctgtcttctgtctgcatggactttgattgtgttgttctagtgggtgactttaacattcatgttgataatcctgaagaaggatgtgctatagagcttttaaatattttggatacatttggtttatctcagcatgtcacagttccaacacataacagagggcacatactggatttaataatatccaaaggtcttaacatctctgaggtcacagtgaatgacgttgctctgtctgatcactactgcattatgtttaaaatgaccacccctgtccatcctctgaaaagggaaacagaggtgattatgaagcgttacataagtgataacacttgtgcgttattcacacaggcctatgtctcaccattaacccctacaatagctccagtggaagaacttgtaaatagtttcagttccagtgtgatgactgtaattgacactattgccccgattaagacaaaatctttgtcaagaaagaagaggtcaccctggagaaatgccatactagttataaaacaaaagcaagtttgtagacgagcagaatgcagatggcgaaaaaacaaactcctagctttttatgatatctacaaagacagtctttgcaaatacaaccaggaacggaaaaatgctagacagtcatatttttcagagatcattagtagaaacactaacaatacccgcacactattttctgttgttgacaaactgacaaacccacaagcatcaatacctcaggaattggcatctgaggtgtcctgtaataatttcgcagcattctttacacacaaagtactaaagattagacagactgtgtgcaactccagattaacaaatgttacactaaatgcctcccaaaatgtcccccacgtcagtcttagacagtttagcctcttggactatgccactttaacagaaattgtgtcgaaattaaagcccacaacatgctgccttgacatccttccttcaaactttttcaaaactgtttttcattgcatagccccagacatacttcagattataaatacttctctccaaacaggagagtttcctcagactttaaaaactgcagtaataaaacctctcctaaaaaaacctaatctggatgcctcaaccattagtaattacaggccaatatcaaatctgacattcctggggaaaattatcgaaagggttgtgttcgaacagatccagaattatatgatgcaaaacaatctttttagctcatttcagtctggatttcgaccacaacacagcaccgagactgtgcttatcaaagtcctaaatgatattcgtcggaataccgatgcaggcaaatcatcagttctgctactattggatctcagcgccgcatttgacacggttgatcacaacatactactcagcagattggaacagtgggtagggcttactgacactattcttcagtggttcacatcctatctacatgatagggatttctttgtgtcaatcggaaaccatcagtcagaacgaaccaaattcacgtgtggagtccctcaagggtcaattcttggaccactcttatttaacatctatatgcttccgttagctcagataatggaacagtatgacatctcctatcacgcctatgcagacgacacacaactgtacatttctgtgtccccacatgattatagtcccttagtcaccctgagcaaatgcattcatcaaatcaatgaatggatgtgccagaattttctccagttaaatgtgcagaagacagaggtgatcatttttgggccaaaaaaggaaaggtcaaagataagcagccaacttagcacaatgtcacttacagctacaaatcaagtcagaaaccttggcgtaattattgactcagacctaaaatttgatagccatttaaagtccgtcactaaatccgcttattaccacctaaaaaatataaccagaattaaggggcttctgactcaacaagacatggaaaaacttatgcatgcgttcattttcagcagattggactattgcaacggtatatttacaggtcttgataaaaaatcagtcaggaagttgcagctggtacagaatgctgcagccagagtcctcacaaatacaaggaagctggaccacattacaccggttttgaaatcgctacactggcttccagtaagtcaaaggatagactataaaatactactgctcgtctacaaaacacttaatagccttggaccaaaatacatgcttgacttgttagagtcctatgagacatctagacccctaaggtcgtctggaacgggtcttctgcatgttccaagaacaagaaccaagcagggtgaggcagcatttagttattatgctcctcacctctag